The Vicia villosa cultivar HV-30 ecotype Madison, WI unplaced genomic scaffold, Vvil1.0 ctg.006189F_1_1, whole genome shotgun sequence sequence AAATCCAGAAGAAAAAGGGATACAAGAAATCCAAGTGAAGATGGTAGTTCTTTTATAGAAGTCTCGTCTAAAGAAAGCACATTTAGATTTTCCATGTTTTCCTCAAACTCAGGAAGATGTTCAAATTCACTGCAACCGGAAAGACATAAAACCTTCAAGGAACTTATCTCTATTTTGCATGGAAGCGCTTTGAGCCTTTTGCAGTCTTTCAAATTCAATAGAATAAGTTTCTTGTGGCTTAAAAGGGAGGGATGAATCTCAGTTAAGTTTGTACAACTTTCAAGGACTAATAGCTCAAGATTTGGAACACCAACAACGTCAGGCGATTTCTTTAGAGACTCCGAAAAGCTCAAATTGATGgacttcagattttcaaaaaacTAATGAAAATTAAGattataacaacaaaaaaaacttagATTTAAGAGTTATTATGATGATAACGAACTAATTGGAAAAGGTTCTTGATGAAGAGTGTTTACCTGTGGTCCATGCCAAAGTTGTTCTATTTTGCTATGCTGCAATTTGAGGTCAACAATTTCATCCAAATGATTAGTAAGTGGCAGGGTTTCCAATGGACATCCTCTCCAATCAAGAACTTTTAGTGAACTAGGGAAGCAATTGAGGCCATGGGGAAGTTTTATTCCACATAATTTGAGTAATCTTAGCTGACTTATTTTGGAAAAGGCTTCAATGTTCCAACTTGCTTCATATGGTTGAACTAAGTTCATAGCTATGCCTTGAATTTTATCAGTTCCCTATAAAATAATAACAATGCCTTAACCTTATTTATGTATGATTCGATAGTTCATAGCTATGCATGATTCAATTAGCATCATAATTTGGAACATACCTTATTTTTTGTCAATACTTGATCAATATCTTTTTGAGACCATAACCTACTACGTTTTCCAGGATCATTCGGAGATTCTTGAAACACGATATTTCTTCCCATTTCTTCAAGTAAATCATGCATCCACAACTTTTTGCCTCCCCTATCAGAAGTTACCAAAGatctttcaatcagaatgtcaatTCCAATTTTAGGATAGTCACCACAATCTTCTAATATTTCTATTACTTCATCTATCTCCATTCCTTTGAAGAAACAAGCAATATCTAGAAACATTTTTTTCTCCATAGATTGTAAACTGTCATAGCTTATTTTCAATGTATCATGGATTTTAAAGTGAGGAACATTTCTTATCTGTTCTAAAGCACTATGCCAAACCTCAACAGTTCTTCCATGAAAATGTGAACCCAATACATCAAGTGCTAATGGAAGACCTCTTGTATATTCAACCACTTCTTCACACAAACTCAAATACTCTTCTTTAGGTTGATTCTGTTTAAAGGCTTTCAAACAAAAGagctcaagagcttcattttttacTAAGCCTTTAGCCTCATAAGTTTCTTTCACTCCATGTGTCATTAACAAGTGCTTATCTCTACTTGTGATTATTACTCTACTTCCTGGACCAAACCATTCTTGCTTTCCAGCTAAATTCTCCAGTTGGCTTAATTCACTTACATCATCAAGAACAAGGAGAACCCTTTTGTTGCTAAAGGAGTTTGCTAATATCTTTTTGCCATCATGAACATTATAAATACCATTGCTTCTTATATTAAGATGAGAAAGAAGTTCCATTTGAAAGTGAACTTCACTTGTCTTGGAAACTGTTTCTCTAATGTCTGCAAGAAAGCAACTAACCTCGAATTTTTCTCTGATCTCTTCATAAACTAATCTAGCAATAGTTGTCTTTCCTATGCCGCCCATGCCCCATATGCCTATGAAGCGAACATCGTTTAACCTCATTTCTAGCAGTGCATATACTTCCTTTATTCGTGAATCAATTCCAACAAAATTATCTGTGCAAACCTGCAATGTAGGAATGATATTTTCCTGAATATAGTCAACTATTGTTTCCACCAATGATGCCTCATGCCTGCATAGAGAGGGAGGAAAAGGAGACTTGTGTTAAACCATAAGTAAATTTAGCAACAGATTGAAAAAACAACATTTAATATCATTTCATACAATGTTCTATCAtctaaatcaacaaaaataaaaacactaaGTGAAAAACTATATGATGAGGCAGCTAGCTAACCAGGTCTTGGAGTCCCAACCAGAGTAACTAGCAACTTCTCTTAAAGCATCTCTCCACCTTTGAATTTTGTTTCTATCTTTTCTGAATTTTTCTTCATGTTTTCTAAAAGCTTTAGTAAAGCTTCCTCGCTGATGCCTGACATCAGAGGGATCTACACCGTGGAAGATTGGAAAAACAGCTTGACCAAAACTCTTGTTGCATTCAAGAATCTTTTGTAGCTCATCCAAACACCATGTTGAGGAAGCATAGTTTGGTGAGAGAATGATGATAGCAAACATAGAC is a genomic window containing:
- the LOC131642950 gene encoding disease resistance protein RPV1-like isoform X1; this translates as MASNTKDEASSSSPSILTSKWTNHVFLSFRGEDTRQGFTGHLFASLERRGIKTFKDDHDLKRGEVISVELNKAIEESMFAIIILSPNYASSTWCLDELQKILECNKSFGQAVFPIFHGVDPSDVRHQRGSFTKAFRKHEEKFRKDRNKIQRWRDALREVASYSGWDSKTWHEASLVETIVDYIQENIIPTLQVCTDNFVGIDSRIKEVYALLEMRLNDVRFIGIWGMGGIGKTTIARLVYEEIREKFEVSCFLADIRETVSKTSEVHFQMELLSHLNIRSNGIYNVHDGKKILANSFSNKRVLLVLDDVSELSQLENLAGKQEWFGPGSRVIITSRDKHLLMTHGVKETYEAKGLVKNEALELFCLKAFKQNQPKEEYLSLCEEVVEYTRGLPLALDVLGSHFHGRTVEVWHSALEQIRNVPHFKIHDTLKISYDSLQSMEKKMFLDIACFFKGMEIDEVIEILEDCGDYPKIGIDILIERSLVTSDRGGKKLWMHDLLEEMGRNIVFQESPNDPGKRSRLWSQKDIDQVLTKNKGTDKIQGIAMNLVQPYEASWNIEAFSKISQLRLLKLCGIKLPHGLNCFPSSLKVLDWRGCPLETLPLTNHLDEIVDLKLQHSKIEQLWHGPQFFENLKSINLSFSESLKKSPDVVGVPNLELLVLESCTNLTEIHPSLLSHKKLILLNLKDCKRLKALPCKIEISSLKVLCLSGCSEFEHLPEFEENMENLNVLSLDETSIKELPSSLGFLVSLFLLDLENCKNLVSLPDTIGELKTPAILNVIGCTELRSFPEDFAGFVRDGRIWFLGK
- the LOC131642950 gene encoding disease resistance protein RPV1-like isoform X2, with the protein product MASNTKDEASSSSPSILTSKWTNHVFLSFRGEDTRQGFTGHLFASLERRGIKTFKDDHDLKRGEVISVELNKAIEESMFAIIILSPNYASSTWCLDELQKILECNKSFGQAVFPIFHGVDPSDVRHQRGSFTKAFRKHEEKFRKDRNKIQRWRDALREVASYSGWDSKTWHEASLVETIVDYIQENIIPTLQVCTDNFVGIDSRIKEVYALLEMRLNDVRFIGIWGMGGIGKTTIARLVYEEIREKFEVSCFLADIRETVSKTSEVHFQMELLSHLNIRSNGIYNVHDGKKILANSFSNKRVLLVLDDVSELSQLENLAGKQEWFGPGSRVIITSRDKHLLMTHGVKETYEAKGLVKNEALELFCLKAFKQNQPKEEYLSLCEEVVEYTRGLPLALDVLGSHFHGRTVEVWHSALEQIRNVPHFKIHDTLKISYDSLQSMEKKMFLDIACFFKGMEIDEVIEILEDCGDYPKIGIDILIERSLVTSDRGGKKLWMHDLLEEMGRNIVFQESPNDPGKRSRLWSQKDIDQVLTKNKGTDKIQGIAMNLVQPYEASWNIEAFSKISQLRLLKLCGIKLPHGLNCFPSSLKVLDWRGCPLETLPLTNHLDEIVDLKLQHSKIEQLWHGPQSINLSFSESLKKSPDVVGVPNLELLVLESCTNLTEIHPSLLSHKKLILLNLKDCKRLKALPCKIEISSLKVLCLSGCSEFEHLPEFEENMENLNVLSLDETSIKELPSSLGFLVSLFLLDLENCKNLVSLPDTIGELKTPAILNVIGCTELRSFPEDFAGFVRDGRIWFLGK